A genomic stretch from Gorilla gorilla gorilla isolate KB3781 chromosome 20, NHGRI_mGorGor1-v2.1_pri, whole genome shotgun sequence includes:
- the NTN5 gene encoding netrin-5, protein MPVTFALLLLLGQATADPCYDPQGRPQFCLPPVTQLAAVAASCPQACALSPGNHLGARETCNGSLTLALGGPFLLTSVSLRFCTPGPPALILSAAWASGGPWRLLWHRPAWPGALGGPERVTFHSTPGPKATVAASHLRVEFGGQAGLAAAALRGRCQCHGHAARCAARARPPRCHCRHHTTGPGCESCRPSHRDWPWRPATPRHPHPCLPCSCNQHARRCRFNSELFRLSGGRSGGVCERCRHHTAGRHCHYCQPGFWRDPSQPISSRRACRACQCHPIGATGGTCNQTSGQCTCKLGVTGLTCNRCGPGYQQSRSPRMPCQRIPEPTTTLATTPGVYSSDPQCQNYCNMSDTRVHMSLRRYCQQDHVLRAQVLASEAAGPAWQRLAVRVLAVYKQRAQPVRRGDQDAWVPRADLACGCLRLQPGTDYLLLGSAVGDPDPTRLILHRHGLALPWRPRWARPLKRLQQEERTGGCRGVRASTPSPRPEHET, encoded by the exons ATGCCCGTGACCTTtgccctcctgctcctcctgggcCAGGCCACTGCGGACCCATGCTACGATCCACAGGGCCGACCCCAATTCTGCCTCCCGCCAGTGACACAGCTGGCTGCCGTGGCGGCCTCCTGCCCTCAGGCCTGTGCCCTGTCCCCAGGAAACCACCTTGGCGCCAGGGAAACCTGCAATGGCAGCCTGACTTTGGCCCTGGGTGGCCCCTTCCTCCTGACATCTGTCAGCTTGCGCTTCTGCACCCCAGGACCCCCAGCCCTCATCCTGTCTGCTGCCTGGGCCTCAGGGGGTCCCTGGAGGCTGCTGTGGCACAGACCCGCCTGGCCTGGGGCCTTGGGGGGCCCTGAAAGGGTGACCTTCCACTCCACACCAGGTCCTAAGGCCACTGTGGCGGCCAGCCACCTCCGTGTGGAGTTTGGGGGCCAGGCGGGGCTAGCGGCAGCTGCGCTGAGAGGCCGCTGCCAGTGTCATGGCCACGCTGCCCGCTGTGCCGCCCGTGCCCGGCCCCCCCGCTGCCACTGCCGCCACCATACCACTGGCCCGGGGTGCGAGAGCTGCCGCCCGTCCCATCGAGACTGGCCCTGGCGGCCTGCCACGCCCCGGCACCCCCACCCTTGCCTAC CCTGCTCCTGCAACCAGCACGCCCGACGCTGCCGGTTCAACTCTGAGCTGTTCAGACTGTCGGGCGGCCGGAGTGGGGGTGTTTGTGAGCGGTGCCGCCACCACACAGCTGGGCGGCACTGCCACTACTGCCAACCTGGGTTCTGGAGGGACCCTAGCCAGCCTATCTCCAGCCGCAGGGCCTGCAGAG CCTGCCAGTGCCACCCTATTGGGGCAACAGGAGGAACCTGCAACCAGACCAGTGGGCAGTGTACCTGCAAGTTAGGGGTCACAGGCCTGACCTGCAACCGCTGTGGCCCTGGCTACCAGCAGAGCCGCTCCCCCAGGATGCCCTGCCAGC GAATTCCAGAGCCAACAACCACCCTTGCCACTACTCCTGGTGTTTATAGCTCTG ACCCTCAGTGTCAAAACTACTGCAATATGTCGGACACCAGGGTACACATGAGCCTTCGGAGGTACTGCCAGCAGGACCATG TTCTCCGCGCGCAGGTGCTAGCGTCCGAGGCGGCGGGCCCGGCATGGCAGCGGCTGGCCGTGCGCGTGCTGGCCGTTTACAAGCAGCGGGCGCAGCCCGTGCGACGCGGCGACCAGGACGCCTGGGTGCCCCGCGCCGACCTGGCCTGCGGCTGCCTGCGCCTGCAGCCAGGCACCGACTACCTGCTGCTGGGCAGCGCCGTGGGCGACCCCGACCCCACGCGCCTCATCCTCCACCGCCACGGCCTCGCGCTGCCATGGAGGCCGCGCTGGGCCCGGCCCCTGAAgcggctgcagcaggaggagCGCACCGGAGGCTGCCGCGGCGTGCGGGCAtccacacccagccccaggccGGAGCACGAGACGTGA